From the genome of Orcinus orca chromosome 5, mOrcOrc1.1, whole genome shotgun sequence, one region includes:
- the LAMP3 gene encoding lysosome-associated membrane glycoprotein 3 isoform X1 yields the protein MFWQLSAVVVLFVSPAVILHYGGHVRAKAFPEITGYSPPATVQTTAKPCLLQPTNRVPQKTLAARSTDGHVTSQIAVTASTSETLTTHTTIKIPATASLVTADSTPSTSPTAHTLVTTLATPNKSHTAAPVTEATISPSTGPSPPPSTVTPPAHRTGARPSTVSHTTGKTTQLSNQTTLPATLSTTPHNSTTSQKPTQPTHTPEPTNATHRASPATIAPRPTLAPQPSSAKTGIYQVLNGSKLCIKAEMGIELTVQDTESVFSPQKYFNIDPNATQSSGNCGFRKSNLLLNFQGGFVNLTFTKDENSYYISEVEAYLTVSNPEKVYQGMKSAMVMFETVAGHSFKCVSEQSIQLSTHLQLKTMNIQLQAFDFEGNHFGNANECFSDRNRREIPVAMGLSIAGLLGVLLTACLVTRKRPRRGYERM from the exons ATGTTCTGGCAGCTGTCTGCAGTGGTGGTGCTCTTCGTGTCCCCGGCCG TGATTTTGCATTATGGCGGTCATGTGAGAGCAAAAGCGTTTCCAGAAATCACAGGCTATTCTCCACCTGCAACAGTACAGACCACAGCAAAACCTTGTCTCCTGCAGCCAACGAACCGTGTTCCTCAGAAAACTTTAGCAGCAAGGTCAACAGATGGGCATGTCACCTCTCAGATAGCTGTCACAGCATCCACCTCTGAGACCCTAACCACACACACAACCATAAAAATTCCAGCAACAGCTTCCCTGGTAACTGCAGACAGCACCCCCTCCACCAGCCCGACAGCCCACACCCTAGTCACAACCCTGGCCACACCCAACAAGTCACACACGGCTGCTCCAGTCACTGAGGCTACAATCAGCCCCAGCACAGGTCCCAGTCCACCACCATCCACCGTCACCCCGCCAGCCCACAGAACTGGAGCCAGGCCGTCGACCGTCAGCCACACAACTGGGAAAACCACCCAACTCAGTAACCAGACCACCCTTCCAGCAACATTGTCCACCACACCACACAACAGCACAACCAGTCAGAAGCCTACTCAACCCACCCACACCCCGGAGCCCACCAACGCAACCCACAGAGCCTCGCCTGCCACCATAGCTCCCAGGCCCACCCTCGCACCCCAGCCATCGTCAGCCAAGACTGGAATTTATCAAGTTCTGAACGGAAGCAAGCTCTGTATCAAAGCAGAGATGGGGATAGAGCTGACGGTTCAAGACACGGAGTCG GTTTTTTCACCTCAGAAATACTTCAACATCGACCCCAATGCAACCCAATCCTCTGGGAACTGTGGCTTCCGAAAATCCAACCTTCTCTTGAATTTCCAGGGCGGATTTGTGAATCTGACATTTACCAAG GATGAAAACTCGTATTATATCAGTGAGGTGGAAGCCTATCTGACCGTCTCAAATCCAG AGAAAGTTTACCAAGGAATGAAAAGTGCAATGGTGATGTTCGAGACTGTGGCGGGGCATTCCTTCAAGTGTGTGAGCGAACAGAGCATCCAGCTCTCCACCCACCTTCAGCTGAAAACAATGAATATCCAACTTCAAGCCTTTGATTTTGAaggcaaccactttggaaatg CGAACGAATGCTTCAGTGACAGAAACAGGAGAGAAATCCCTGTGGCCATGGGCCTGAGTATCGCAGGATTGCTTGGCGTTTTGCTAACAGCATGCCTGGTGACCAGAAAGAGGCCCAGGAGAGGATATGAACGCATGTAA
- the LAMP3 gene encoding lysosome-associated membrane glycoprotein 3 isoform X2 — protein sequence MFWQLSAVVVLFVSPAVILHYGGHVRAKAFPEITGYSPPATVQTTAKPCLLQPTNRVPQKTLAARSTDGHVTSQIAVTASTSETLTTHTTIKIPATASLVTADSTPSTSPTAHTLVTTLATPNKSHTAAPVTEATISPSTGPSPPPSTVTPPAHRTGARPSTVSHTTGKTTQLSNQTTLPATLSTTPHNSTTSQKPTQPTHTPEPTNATHRASPATIAPRPTLAPQPSSAKTGIYQVLNGSKLCIKAEMGIELTVQDTESVFSPQKYFNIDPNATQSSGNCGFRKSNLLLNFQGGFVNLTFTKDENSYYISEVEAYLTVSNPEKVYQGMKSAMVMFETVAGHSFKCVSEQSIQLSTHLQLKTMNIQLQAFDFEGNHFGNVDECSSDYTIMLPVIGAIVLGLFAVGLIVYAIRLRRESSGYQRI from the exons ATGTTCTGGCAGCTGTCTGCAGTGGTGGTGCTCTTCGTGTCCCCGGCCG TGATTTTGCATTATGGCGGTCATGTGAGAGCAAAAGCGTTTCCAGAAATCACAGGCTATTCTCCACCTGCAACAGTACAGACCACAGCAAAACCTTGTCTCCTGCAGCCAACGAACCGTGTTCCTCAGAAAACTTTAGCAGCAAGGTCAACAGATGGGCATGTCACCTCTCAGATAGCTGTCACAGCATCCACCTCTGAGACCCTAACCACACACACAACCATAAAAATTCCAGCAACAGCTTCCCTGGTAACTGCAGACAGCACCCCCTCCACCAGCCCGACAGCCCACACCCTAGTCACAACCCTGGCCACACCCAACAAGTCACACACGGCTGCTCCAGTCACTGAGGCTACAATCAGCCCCAGCACAGGTCCCAGTCCACCACCATCCACCGTCACCCCGCCAGCCCACAGAACTGGAGCCAGGCCGTCGACCGTCAGCCACACAACTGGGAAAACCACCCAACTCAGTAACCAGACCACCCTTCCAGCAACATTGTCCACCACACCACACAACAGCACAACCAGTCAGAAGCCTACTCAACCCACCCACACCCCGGAGCCCACCAACGCAACCCACAGAGCCTCGCCTGCCACCATAGCTCCCAGGCCCACCCTCGCACCCCAGCCATCGTCAGCCAAGACTGGAATTTATCAAGTTCTGAACGGAAGCAAGCTCTGTATCAAAGCAGAGATGGGGATAGAGCTGACGGTTCAAGACACGGAGTCG GTTTTTTCACCTCAGAAATACTTCAACATCGACCCCAATGCAACCCAATCCTCTGGGAACTGTGGCTTCCGAAAATCCAACCTTCTCTTGAATTTCCAGGGCGGATTTGTGAATCTGACATTTACCAAG GATGAAAACTCGTATTATATCAGTGAGGTGGAAGCCTATCTGACCGTCTCAAATCCAG AGAAAGTTTACCAAGGAATGAAAAGTGCAATGGTGATGTTCGAGACTGTGGCGGGGCATTCCTTCAAGTGTGTGAGCGAACAGAGCATCCAGCTCTCCACCCACCTTCAGCTGAAAACAATGAATATCCAACTTCAAGCCTTTGATTTTGAaggcaaccactttggaaatg tggaCGAATGTTCATCTGACTACACAATCATGCTTCCCGTGATTGGGGCCATCGTGCTTGGTCTCTTCGCAGTGGGTTTGATTGTCTATGCAATCCGCTTAAGGCGTGAATCTTCTGGATACCAGAGAATCTAA